A section of the Topomyia yanbarensis strain Yona2022 unplaced genomic scaffold, ASM3024719v1 HiC_scaffold_15, whole genome shotgun sequence genome encodes:
- the LOC131694791 gene encoding uncharacterized protein LOC131694791, with translation MGYYDKKRFTVFSLVREFMDQPSVTSATSQTLGKLVTCSDGIVQQLDAVGEEFTSRDPWLIRLLLEKLDKETRAAWSQRVIEKENPKFVGLDAKKDEGKQVNEKKLKTLHTIATNQKCAKSSKEHNTYQCDEFKKMSVQDRRELVKNAKFCSKVGFRKRSRSDRFADYGTTGKETDGHIRASDSNCEGAATIYIRARVLINSGSQASLIKEDCVRKLELPRRNGKLIMSGLGQQEAGITRGFVTLNIASRFDDIVVITTEAFILGKLTSEIPSQRFNATNMKLLENLNDLADPEINRPGPIDIILGSDVFLALLEGGQVKDESGLTVAQRTVFGSIVAGRYDDESVVHCINLHTDMDQVAEHFRSTLSRDKSGRFIVRLPFDNSKPALGDSLSTATKRLISIERRFQLQSEYQQEYTAFLHEYLELGHMEEVPDDQVNKDSSECYYLPHHAMIKEDSTMTKLRVVFDASCASSSGISLNDRLLAGPNNNADAKMYRQAAGFKLRKWALNYKYLITEDSADELSPVLVKLSDHGEAIKALGIQWLPTQDEYGFKAHLSPDSANTKRQVISDSSRLFDPFGWLAPVMVKIKMLYQLLWLHNVAWDDSLPSAVENDWKELEQLLENIRIPRYIAPVRGQLQLHGFSDASEQAFAAVVCARSVNDGKVSVVLVAAKSRVAPIKQVSLPRLELNATLLLTELMQRITETVSHLEIEH, from the exons ATGGGCTACTACGACAAGAAACGTTTCACCGTTTTCTCGCTGGTTCGTGAGTTCATGGATCAACCGTCAGTCACAAGCGCCACGTCGCAAACTCTGGGTAAACTCGTGACGTGTTCGGATGGGATCGTGCAGCAGCTGGATGCCGTGGGAGAGGAATTCACAAGCCGAGATCCCTGGTTGATTCGTCTGTTACTGGAGAAGTTAGATAAAGAGACCCGCGCTGCCTGGTCGCAAAGAGTGATCGAGAAGgaaaatccaaaattt GTAGGGCTTGACGCGAAGAAAGATGAAGGTAAACAAGTGAATGAGAAGAAATTGAAGACGTTGCATACAATTGCAACTAATCAAAAGTGCGCGAAATCCTCAAAAGAGCACAATACGTATCAGTGCGATGAGTTTAAGAAGATGAGTGTACAGGATAGGCGTGAGCTGGTGAAAAATGCCAAATTCTGTAGTAAAGT TGGTTTCAGAAAAAGAAGTAGAAGTGATCGCTTCGCTGATTACGGAACTACCGGAAAAGAAACGGATGGCCATATCCGTGCTTCCGACAGTAATTGTGAAGGTGCGGCGACGATCTACATCCGAGCTAGAGTGCTCATCAATTCTGGATCGCAAGCATCGCTGATAAAAGAAGATTGTGTTCGGAAGTTGGAGCTGCCAAGAAGAAACGGCAAACTGATTATGAGTGGTCTTGGACAGCAAGAGGCTGGAATAACACGCGGCTTTGTCACGCTAAACATAGCTTCCCGGTTCGACGACATCGTGGTTATCACTACAGAGGCCTTTATTCTAGGGAAGTTGACCTCAGAGATTCCGTCGCAACGTTTCAATGCAACTAACATGAAGCTATTAGAGAATCTCAATGACTTGGCAGATCCGGAAATCAACCGACCGGGTCCTATAGACATTATTCTTGGATCGGACGTCTTTCTTGCGCTCTTGGAAGGAGGCCAGGTCAAAGACGAAAGCGGCCTAACGGTGGCCCAACGCACTGTCTTTGGATCGATAGTTGCGGGGAGATACGACGACGAATCTGTTGTTCACTGCATCAATCTACACACAGATATGGAT CAAGTCGCTGAACACTTTAGGTCGACACTTTCACGTGACAAAAGCGGACGCTTCATTGTCAGGTTGCCGTTTGACAATTCGAAGCCAGCGCTTGGCGACTCACTTTCTACCGCAACAAAGCGATTAATATCTATAGAAAGGCGATTCCAGCTCCAATCAGAGTACCAGCAAGAGTACACTGCTTTCCTTCATGAGTACTTGGAGCTCGGTCACATGGAAGAGGTTCCAGACGATCAAGTGAATAAGGATAGCAGTGAATGCTACTATTTACCGCACCATGCGATGATCAAAGAAGATAGTACCATGACGAAATTACGCGTTGTGTTTGACGCGTCTTGTGCGTCATCATCGGGAATTTCACTCAACGACCGATTACTGGCAGGACCCAACAATAACGCAGATGCCAAGATGTATCGCCAG GCAGCGGGATTCAAATTACGGAAATGGGCCTTAAACTACAAATATCTTATAACTGAGGACTCTGCAGACGAGCTATCACCGGTACTAGTCAAACTCTCCGATCATGGAGAGGCAATTAAGGCTTTAGGAATTCAGTGGCTTCCAACGCAGGACGAATACGGATTCAAGGCTCACCTCTCTCCAGATAGCGCTAATACGAAACGTCAGGTGATCTCCGATTCATCGCGGCTTTTTGACCCGTTTGGTTGGCTAGCACCTGTGATGGTTAAGATCAAGATGCTATATCAACTGCTTTGGCTGCACAACGTCGCGTGGGATGACTCCTTGCCATCAGCAGTAGAAAACGATTGGAAGGAACTGGAACAACTTCTCGAGAACATACGGATCCCACGATATATCGCCCCCGTGCGTGGTCAATTGCAGCTCCATGGATTCTCTGACGCCTCCGAGCAAGCATTTGCTGCAGTAGTGTGTGCCAGATCAGTTAACGATGGTAAGGTTTCGGTGGTTCTTGTAGCTGCTAAATCACGTGTGGCACCCATCAAGCAAGTGTCGCTTCCACGACTAGAGCTGAATGCTACTTTGCTGCTAACGGAACTGATGCAGCGTATCACTGAAACAGTATCGCATCTTGAAATAGAGCATTAA
- the LOC131694780 gene encoding uncharacterized protein LOC131694780, which produces MAEPAQLRPPDGGWGWMVVFAYGMANILIIPVLQSFGLIFKDTFKEIHISATDASLIINLASAVGMTFGLFNGPLLRNFGFRKVAALGGSMFSLGLMLTSGAQTFAHFIITYSIIASLGMGFCNSSFSLALNTYFVVRRNKAAGIAMTITGLGPILLPQLVSLLVALYDPRTCLLIIGALATHIIAAALLLQPVQRHMLPIESKVDSTNEKGPNDDKYSAVEGVTPLQNHTDGIWESESDDEDGYLEKQNFITDHDTDAQSIYGFELTSQIRRRDSMVAAAFLSRTKSEVFIPTQRQTSLVDTSMFHTGSQNLETSQNRKRWFQSDSVETVNLGSSMKIFEHSERRSSLDNNLPKRKLSGIFGVRNSKQWLGKSDDSVNLSSSLRIFDERYPGTRRGSNPSVQLPTISHSKLPVLSENQGLTEDNRLPSIMRQLDRPIPPRSATPKTTKFDFSNNDSDTKPKLTFLQKLVAIFDLTLLKDKIYVNMMLGMAISVFAEINFSLMTPFILNDLGYHTEQIASIMSTLAVADLMFRFISPFVGDLLKLTPRVMYMISLAMLIVFRFGILAARSFPEMIVVAFFLGVSKGVRTVYMSLVIPSYIPIKRLPSASSIQMMMNGIILMTIGPLVGLMRDLSGNYSKSITFINAFTIVTLVMWATEMVYVKRKTRQKRLEANNAPIS; this is translated from the exons ATCCTGATCATTCCAGTTCTCCAGAGTTTCGGCTTAATCTTTAAAGACACCTTCAAGGAAATTCACATTTCGGCTACGGACGCATCACTCATCATAAATCTGGCGTCGGCGGTCGGAATGACTTTCGGTCTGTTCAACGGACCTCTGCTACGTAACTTCGGTTTCCGCAAGGTGGCCGCACTGGGCGGCTCGATGTTCTCACTGGGTCTCATGCTCACATCCGGGGCACAGACGTTCGCACATTTCATCATCACCTATAGTATTATAGCTT CTCTCGGAATGGGATTCTGCAATTCTTCGTTTTCTTTGGCTTTGAACACCTACTTTGTTGTGCGAAGGAACAAGGCTGCAGGAATTGCGATGACCATCACCGGTTTGGGACCGATTCTGCTTCCTCAGTTGGTTTCCCTTCTAGTGGCTCTGTACGATCCGAGAACATGCCTTCTCATCATTGGAGCACTGGCAACACACATCATCGCAGCTGCTCTACTCCTGCAACCAGTGCAACGTCACATGCTACCAATCGAGTCGAAAGTGGATTCCACGAATGAAAAGGGACCCAACGACGACAAGTACTCAGCTGTTGAAG GGGTAACTCCACTGCAGAACCATACCGATGGGATCTGGGAATCCGAATCGGATGACGAAGATGGGTACCTCGAAAAGCAAAACTTTATTACCGATCACGATACGGATGCCCAAAGTATCTACGGTTTCGAGCTAACTTCGCAGATACGGCGACGAGATTCAATGGTAGCAGCAGCCTTTTTGTCGAGAACCAAAAGCGAAG TGTTTATTCCAACACAGAGGCAAACTTCGCTGGTTGATACATCGATGTTCCACACCGGATCGCAGAATTTGGAAACGAGTCAGAATAGGAAACGCTGGTTTCAGTCAGATTCTGTTGAAACCGTTAATTTGGGTAGTTCAATGAAAATCTTCGAGCACAGTGAACGAAGAAGCTCGTTGGACAATAATCTACCAAAACGGAAGCTATCGGGTATTTTCGGGGTTAGAAACTCCAAGCAATGGCTGGGGAAATCCGACGACTCCGTTAATTTGAGTAGTTCACTGCGAATCTTCGACGAACGATATCCTGGTACTCGACGAGGGTCCAATCCAAGTGTCCAGCTACCAACAATTTCACACTCAAAGCTACCAGTTTTAAGTGAAAACCAAGGTCTCACCGAAGACAATCGGCTTCCATCCATCATGCGCCAATTGGATCGACCGATCCCCCCGAGATCGGCCACTCCGAAGACCACCAAGTTTGATTTTAGCAATAACGATAGCGATACGAAGCCGAAGCtaacatttttgcaaaaattgGTCGCCATCTTTGATCTCACACTATTGAAGGACAAGATTTACGTTAATATGATGCTAGGAATGGCAATTTCTGTATTTGCCGAAATTAATTTCTCACTAATGACTCCATTCATCCTAAACGATCTCGGCTATCACACGGAACAGATTGCATCGATAATGTCCACGCTGGCTGTGGCAGATTTGATGTTCCGATTCATTTCCCCTTTCGTGGGTGATCTGCTGAAGCTAACCCCGCGGGTCATGTACATGATTTCCCTTGCGATGCTGATTGTTTTCAGATTCG GCATTTTGGCAGCCCGAAGCTTCCCGGAAATGATTGTAGTGGCTTTCTTCCTCGGAGTTTCGAAGGGGGTCCGTACAGTCTACATGAGCCTGGTGATCCCCAGCTACATACCGATCAAGCGTCTTCCGTCGGCTTCCAGCATACAGATGATGATGAACGGTATCATTCTGATGACGATCGGACCCTTGGTTGGGTTGATGCGAGATCTGTCTGGCAACTACTCGAAAAGTATTACATTCATCAATGCATTTACCATTGTAACGCTTGTCATGTGGGCTACCGAGATGGTGTACGTGAAACGAAAAACTCGCCAGAAGCGGCTGGAAGCGAATAACGCACCAATTTCATGA